The Dietzia sp. ANT_WB102 region GCAGCATCGTCACTGCTGCTGTCCGGCGGCGCGGCGGCGGTGACAGTCGACGCGGTGACCCGACTGTCGGGGGTCGCCCGGACCACCCTGTACCGCAACTTCCCGTCGACGGACTCGTTGATCGCGGCGACCTTCCGACGGCTGCTCCCCACCCCGACGCGTCCCCCGACCGGTCTACCGATCCGCGAGCAACTCCTGGAGTTGGCCACGTCGATAACGCAACTCGTCCAGGACGCGCCACTCCAGCAGTCGATGTTGGGGTGGCTGGCGATGGGCCGGGACACCGGTGACGACGACGAGGTGGGCCGGCTCCGCCGGAGCGTGGCCGAGTCGTACACCGAACCCCTGCACGCCGTCCTCTCCGCTGGCGAGGACTCCGGGATCCTCATCCCCGGCGACCGCGATCTGGCCGTGGCGCAGCTCGCCGGCCCCGTGGTCCTGGCCCGCATGATCGGGCTGCGCCCCTTCACCACGCAGGACGTGGAGCGGTTGGTCGACGACTTCCTGCGCGGGCGCCGGACCGAGGACGCCGTGTGACCGGGCCTGGCACCAATGGTCCGGGCCCCGGTCGGGGCGGCTGCGGTGGTGACGTCTGCGGTGGTGACGGCAGTGTGGGGGCGATCGTTCTCACCGGCGGTCGCGCGAGCCGGCTCGGCGGAATCGACAAGGGCTCCGTGGCGGTGGCGGGACGACCGATGGTGGAGGCGGTGCTCGGCGCCGCCCGGGCCGTGGCGGGCCCCGTCCGCACCGTGGGCCCCGGTGGTGACACCCGCGAGGACCCGCCCTTCTCGGGGCCGGTGGCGGGGATCGCCGCGGGACTGCGGACGCTACCGGAGTCGGTGGACCTCGTCGTCGTCGTCGCCTGTGACCTCCCCGACCTCGACGCCGCCACCCTCCGCGACCTCCTCGACGCGCTGCGGCCCCACCCCGCCTCCCACCGCCCGGGAGCCGCACTCGCGGTGGATGCCGCCGGCCGCGACCAGTATCTGTTGGCCGCGTGGGACCGCCGCGCCCTCACCTCGCGTGTGACCGCCCTGGAGCGCTCCGGCGGCGTGGGCGGGCGAGCCGTCCGGGCCCTCTACGACGGCGAGGATGTCGTCCGCGTCCCCGTCGGAAGCGCCGCACGGGACGTGGACACCTGGGCCGACGTGGCCGGGCGCGGACCCATCGGCCTCCCCCACGTGGGTGCCGTCCTGCGCTCGGCGCTCACACCGTCGCCGGCGGACGGGCGCCCGCCCCTGGCAGCCGTCGGTGGGGTACTCACGTCAGCACTGATCGCCGTGGATCCGATGCCGCGCGAGCCGGTCTCGGCAATGGACGGCTACGCGCTGGCCGGGCGGGGCCCCTGGCGGTTGACCGGGACGTCCCGTCGCGCCGGGGACGACTCGCCCGCGTCACTGGTACCCGGCAGCGCGGCGCCGATCGCGACCGGCGCGCTCGCCCCCGCCGGCTGCGATCGCGTGCTGCGGCACGAGCTCGTCACGGTGACCCGGGCCGCGGCCGGCCCCGACGTGGTCACCGCATCGCCGGACGCCGCCGGTGTGAACGATCTGCGCCCGGTCGGCGAGGACTGGCCGGTCGGGCACCAGCTGGCTGCTGCGGGCACGGTACTCGACGCGGCGCTGGCGTCCGCGGCCCTCTCGGCAGGGGTGACCGAAATCCCGGTCCGGGGGCCGATCCGTGCGTCGCTCATCACGACCGGCGACGAGGTCCTGCCCGCCGAGGCGCCCTCGCCGCTGCCGCCGGGCCGGATCCGCGACACGGTCGGCCCGGTGCTCGGCGCGGTGCTGACGCGGGC contains the following coding sequences:
- a CDS encoding TetR/AcrR family transcriptional regulator; this encodes MSSQDPRRARSQSKLLEAASSLLLSGGAAAVTVDAVTRLSGVARTTLYRNFPSTDSLIAATFRRLLPTPTRPPTGLPIREQLLELATSITQLVQDAPLQQSMLGWLAMGRDTGDDDEVGRLRRSVAESYTEPLHAVLSAGEDSGILIPGDRDLAVAQLAGPVVLARMIGLRPFTTQDVERLVDDFLRGRRTEDAV
- a CDS encoding NTP transferase domain-containing protein, which produces MTGPGTNGPGPGRGGCGGDVCGGDGSVGAIVLTGGRASRLGGIDKGSVAVAGRPMVEAVLGAARAVAGPVRTVGPGGDTREDPPFSGPVAGIAAGLRTLPESVDLVVVVACDLPDLDAATLRDLLDALRPHPASHRPGAALAVDAAGRDQYLLAAWDRRALTSRVTALERSGGVGGRAVRALYDGEDVVRVPVGSAARDVDTWADVAGRGPIGLPHVGAVLRSALTPSPADGRPPLAAVGGVLTSALIAVDPMPREPVSAMDGYALAGRGPWRLTGTSRRAGDDSPASLVPGSAAPIATGALAPAGCDRVLRHELVTVTRAAAGPDVVTASPDAAGVNDLRPVGEDWPVGHQLAAAGTVLDAALASAALSAGVTEIPVRGPIRASLITTGDEVLPAEAPSPLPPGRIRDTVGPVLGAVLTRAGFGSVGPPGHCPDTADAVGALLKDGPGDVLVLVGATGGGVADLLRPALARAGARVVLDGVRVRPGGSQLVAVLADGRVLLGLPGNPLAAVSAAATTGRALVDALTGRQRTPTVAHLNGLDDLAAPGRTRILPARPDGAGGWTITPRLRTAHLADLAGAPVLALVPDTAPADGAVDEPVELIEWI